From the genome of Anomalospiza imberbis isolate Cuckoo-Finch-1a 21T00152 chromosome 18, ASM3175350v1, whole genome shotgun sequence:
GGAGGGAAGCTCTGAAACAACTTTTATTGTAGAAAAATCTTGTGCTTGTCCCAGGGGAGCAAAGGGAGCTGGAGCCACCCAGCCCTAAGCCAGGGCACCCTGACTGCTCCCCCTTGCTCCAGAGTGGGTCACCCCACCTCTGGGCCAGCAGCTCGAGTTTCTGATGTGGAAATAAGATAGAAACACAGGCATGAGACACCAGCTTTGCTCTGGTTTGGTACATGAATCATTCCTCACGctctgctgctgacacacaCGTTCCTATTTGCCACCACGAGCGATGCTTCCCCTTAGTGAGCTGGCACGGGGATGATGTGCTGTCCCAAAATATCCACCAGCAAAGCAGTGCCCGCAGCTGCTGAACTCCCCCAGGGTCTGACTCCCCCATATTCGCCATCCAGGCTGCAAGCAGCAATTGCTCCCTGTGTAATGCCCGGGGCTGGGTGTCACCAGCTCCCCGGAGCGTgcggagctgctgctgccattaAGGAAGGGCTGCACTCActgatattttcatttcaaaccacatcctgctggagcagagggatCTGGCAGAGCTCAGCCGACCTCAGCCTTGTGCTGGGCCAGGAGGGGAAGTCAGTAGCAGGCTCTCCGTTGTGGAACCCACACGGGAACTCAGGCGAGCGAGATCCCATCAAAATCCTCCTCCAGAAGTTGTCAAGGCGTGATCCCACTGCAAGAGCATCaagaggccccagcagagccagagcagcagtcAATTTCCAGGAAGCCTCGGTCAGTGAGTGGTTTGTAGTTTGCTTGTGCTGAGTggagcaccccaaacccacatGGGGGCAAGGCTGGAGGGCACCCCTGTGGTGCCCATTTCAccatcacagagcagcactGGTGTCCCTTGGTGCCGAGCCCTGGTTGGCACCACCAGCAGGTGTCCATCACCaccacagccagctctgcacaTCCTGGGGTGAGGAGGGGACGGGGCCAGCACAAAGGATGGGGACCTGCCCCAGTTCCTGGTAGGTTCCCAGGGCTCAGCcagtgctcagggctgggggccACGCCGCCTCTGCTGCCAGTCCTGCCGCAGCCGGGCCACCTCCCGGCTGTACTGCTCGTGGAGCCGGCAGAAGGTGGACGGGCTCTCTGCCACGGCCGCCCCGGTGCCGTTCGACACCCGCCtgcgcggcggcagcggcggcggccgtGGGTTCCCCTCCTCATCGGGCCCACCGCAGCCAGAGGTGTCGGGGGGCCGGTCCGCCCCCAGCACGTTGTTCCACACCGCACAGCCGTTCTCCTTCGGCAGGACGGCGGGCAGAGCCGGCAGCCGCTCCCGGGACTGCTCCAGCCCCGACGGCTTCGGCTTCCAAGGGCCGGCAGGCTCCTGGGAGCCCCCACATCCTCCGGCCAGCCCCCGGctcatctcctgcagctgcttctccagctcccGCACCACCAGCCGCATGTAGTCAAAGCTGGCTCGGGACAGCGACTTCACCCACGACTCCATGGCCGCCTGGCTCTCCGCCGCCAGCACGTAGGTGCGGGACTTGCTGCCGCCAAAGCGGATGGCGAAGGCAAAGTTCTCGGCTGAATCGCAGAGCTCCACATTGCAGCCCTCCAGCACGATGACGCCCACGGGCTCCCGGCTGTCCCGCTCCTCGAAGTAGAAGAGCATGTTGCCCTTGAGCACGAACCAGCGGCGGTGATAGGCCGTGTGCCGCTCGCCGCGCTTGTAGAGGAAGCCGGCGTTGTCGGCCGGGGAGTCGCAGGTGGCGTAGAAGGCCAAGCTCCGCTCGTTCAGCTTCATGGCTCCGCGCCCTGCGGGGACAGAGGGTGCTCAGCGCTGCGCCTTAATTGCACGGAAAGGAACCATCGGCTTTTTGTTCttgctggcagcagccctggcGCCCAGGAAATGGAGCTACTGAATAAACAACCCCGCGATAGTTGGGATAAGCCCGCTCCCAGACAAGGTGCTGAGTCCGGCGGATGCCGGGTGGGCTCTGGCTCCCCAAGGCTCACTGGGGACGAGGCTCAgccccccaccaccaccccagTAGAGTGTTTTCCCACGGAGGAGCCCCAGGCAGggcctgtcccggtgcctcacgtcacctggcacaggtgaccttCCCGCCGGCGCCGTGTTTTCCGTGTCGCGCCGCTCCTCCCCGCGGCGCGCAGGGAAGGTTTTGGCCGGCACCGTGGATCTGGCTGCCGCTCCAGAGAACCGTGACCATGAACCCTGTCACCCGGGCAAGGCCACCGCTCCTCTTGTCCCCTAATCGCTGGTGGCCTCACCATGCCAGGCTTTGCACTCACCTGGACTCTACCTCCGGTCTGCGGCGGTCACCAGCATCAACGACACGCGCGTGGCCGTGGTGGCCGTGAGAGCGCTGGATCCGGGGTCGGATGGTACAAGGGGGCTTTGGGGCACCGCTCCCGCACGGTCACCTTTGTCCTCGGCTCCCaccgccccggcccgccccggccccgcgggcggAGCGCTGCTCCCGcccgcctccgccgccgcccatccccgcggccgcggccgggagggaggagctgggaaagcGCTCCGGAGCTCGGCTCCGGGGCAGGGAGCTCCTGGCTCGGCCCTAAACCTGCGGCAGGTCACGGCTCCGGGCACCGGGACTGAGGGCCAGGCAGCACCGGGGAGAGCGAGGGAGGAATGGGGGAGAGATGAGGGCACGCACTGGGGGGTGCAGGGGATATGCACACCCCGGGGTGAATGTATGGATTTACTCAGGGATGTCCACGTGTGTGGGAGACCCAGGAGTTTAGTCCTGAAGGTGGCTGCACAACGTTGAATTTTTGATCACATTTTGGAGGCAAAGAATTGGGATTCTGGGAGCATCTGGCGGGGAATGGGCAGAGGTTGATGGATGAGGT
Proteins encoded in this window:
- the PHETA1 gene encoding sesquipedalian-1, with product MKLNERSLAFYATCDSPADNAGFLYKRGERHTAYHRRWFVLKGNMLFYFEERDSREPVGVIVLEGCNVELCDSAENFAFAIRFGGSKSRTYVLAAESQAAMESWVKSLSRASFDYMRLVVRELEKQLQEMSRGLAGGCGGSQEPAGPWKPKPSGLEQSRERLPALPAVLPKENGCAVWNNVLGADRPPDTSGCGGPDEEGNPRPPPLPPRRRVSNGTGAAVAESPSTFCRLHEQYSREVARLRQDWQQRRRGPQP